The region AATGTTCCGTTTGTCGATCCTGTGTCAGCAATTGACAGGGAACCGTCTTCGCTGACAACCAACGACGCATGGATCTTTGAAATACTGGCATCGTCAAGAGCAAGTTCGCTCGAGCCAGTTCGCCCAACGCTGCGACGCTGGCCGACAGGGAAAATTAGCGTTGTCTGTTTTGTCTTTCCGTTGATCTCATACGTTGCAACATAAGTATGGACGGTGGATGTAGAACTCGGCTCGGTCGGACTTTGCGGAGCAGTAACATTGATCGCGGGAATCGTTATGTTTTGTCCGACGTCAATCTCCTCATCTACAAATTTGTTAAAACTGACGTAGAGTTTTACGCCTTCAATAAAATAATCGGGTTTGATCTCAAAAGAAACCGGTGCTTCGGTGTAATAAAGAGAATCATTTATATGATCGATTGTGGCGGTAAGCAATTCGGTCCGAAGCGTTTCAATTGCATCACCCTCGGCAAATTTATTCCACTGCATTTTCAACTGAATGTTATGCGGAACGACTTTACCTTTTCCGGGAACATCTTTGACCTCCGCATCCAAAAGCCTTTTGATACGCTCGATCAGCTCACTCGCAGCCAGACTGCTTGAGG is a window of Chloracidobacterium sp. DNA encoding:
- a CDS encoding FHA domain-containing protein, translated to MSEQTSAPKSKFSADWLLRGALTKIGDSFDRLTGRRWVPSSSLAASELIERIKRLLDAEVKDVPGKGKVVPHNIQLKMQWNKFAEGDAIETLRTELLTATIDHINDSLYYTEAPVSFEIKPDYFIEGVKLYVSFNKFVDEEIDVGQNITIPAINVTAPQSPTEPSSTSTVHTYVATYEINGKTKQTTLIFPVGQRRSVGRTGSSELALDDASISKIHASLVVSEDGSLSIADTGSTNGTFINDTRIAYGKAMRLEKDDRVKFGLIEVNFELAQKPDVPVMNDMTDGETTDDDMSVTINDTNIEDVSESKP